One Roseimicrobium gellanilyticum DNA window includes the following coding sequences:
- a CDS encoding MFS transporter, with protein MSPATPSAIMFRNEMWRSAPAGILDTAYTTFGMIVAVQVFAASDAAKAVFLSSPRAGMIAAIFVVPLLLRMRSTVAQTAAVTQLVGAGCFALAALFPGSEVMFITGISFGFILFALQIPLMTQLYRTNYPREKRGRLYAITSITRSLGAALFSWAAGWLLGWKMDSYPWLLWVFALMAFISGWLTYGLPATPWEVPESEDQRLWRSWRWVREDRDFRTLLISWMMMGVGNLIAYSLFVEYLANPAHGIALGAEQVALLTGVVPLVARLASSYHWGVLFDHAPFFVVRITLNLITAASILCFYLGDNHWWWGSGMALSGLSLAGGNVAWALFVTKLAPEHAVAEYMSVHTFLTGIRGVLAPFLAYGMVEWWSFTTMAWVCAGLVVAASGFIAVRKKGERIGGREVRPELSDDEAL; from the coding sequence ATGTCACCAGCCACGCCCTCCGCCATCATGTTTCGCAATGAGATGTGGAGGTCTGCCCCGGCAGGGATTCTGGATACCGCCTACACCACGTTCGGCATGATCGTGGCGGTGCAGGTCTTTGCTGCGAGTGATGCTGCAAAGGCTGTCTTCCTCAGCAGTCCACGGGCGGGGATGATTGCGGCGATCTTTGTCGTGCCGCTGCTGCTGCGCATGCGCAGCACGGTGGCGCAGACGGCAGCGGTGACGCAACTGGTGGGCGCCGGGTGCTTTGCGCTCGCTGCTCTTTTCCCAGGTTCGGAGGTGATGTTCATCACGGGCATCAGTTTTGGATTCATCCTTTTCGCGCTGCAGATACCGCTCATGACCCAGCTCTACCGGACCAACTATCCGCGGGAGAAGCGTGGCAGGCTCTATGCCATCACGAGCATCACGCGCTCGCTGGGTGCGGCGCTCTTCAGTTGGGCGGCAGGATGGTTGCTTGGCTGGAAGATGGACTCCTATCCGTGGCTGTTGTGGGTCTTTGCCTTGATGGCTTTTATCAGTGGCTGGCTCACCTACGGCCTGCCTGCTACGCCTTGGGAGGTACCAGAGTCGGAGGATCAGAGGCTCTGGCGTTCATGGCGGTGGGTGCGTGAGGATCGCGACTTCCGCACACTTTTGATCTCCTGGATGATGATGGGCGTGGGCAATCTCATCGCGTACTCGCTTTTCGTCGAGTATCTGGCCAATCCCGCGCACGGCATCGCTTTGGGTGCGGAGCAGGTGGCGCTGCTCACGGGTGTGGTCCCTTTGGTGGCCCGTCTGGCATCCAGCTACCACTGGGGTGTGCTCTTCGACCATGCTCCATTCTTTGTGGTGCGCATCACGCTGAACCTCATCACGGCAGCGTCCATCCTGTGCTTTTACCTCGGGGACAATCACTGGTGGTGGGGCAGTGGGATGGCCCTCTCCGGACTTTCACTCGCGGGTGGGAATGTCGCGTGGGCACTCTTCGTCACAAAACTCGCGCCGGAGCATGCGGTGGCCGAATACATGAGTGTGCACACCTTCCTCACTGGCATTCGCGGCGTCCTTGCTCCTTTCCTCGCGTATGGCATGGTCGAGTGGTGGTCCTTCACCACCATGGCTTGGGTGTGCGCGGGCCTTGTGGTGGCCGCCAGCGGATTCATCGCCGTACGCAAGAAGGGAGAGCGCATTGGCGGACGCGAAGTGCGACCCGAGCTTTCCGATGATGAAGCTCTGTGA
- a CDS encoding substrate-binding domain-containing protein — protein sequence MLPIVPAIQSRPAGGQTVGGLLFLCLMLLISPSCKPKDPMEQYGAPPSREKDGRVKVAILADTVEIPLRNYQCALLERLARTRPGMAVMRYGAGGSAAEQARQVRDAQAEGAKFIVIFPLQESVVAPALRGAIAGGVQVIAMSAQLPEDAFTASISCDERRLGAMAADFIVQALRTKASDEGKPVPVGRVVQLRGDEGSASSERALGFSEALQREPGVVLVHDAPAQWNDKDAAARIQEALRLQKQFDVVYAHNDLMASGAAKQLRETSVETRESILVLGTDAVPGADGGASLVNKSVLDATIYHPPLVDVAWRDIERVLDDASQTLKKHQRVKPILITPSNAANFERQSLPKPQTE from the coding sequence ATGCTTCCCATCGTCCCTGCTATCCAGAGTCGCCCCGCTGGTGGGCAGACCGTGGGGGGGCTACTGTTCCTTTGCCTGATGCTCCTTATCTCGCCCTCCTGCAAGCCGAAGGATCCGATGGAGCAGTATGGCGCGCCACCCTCACGTGAGAAGGACGGCCGCGTGAAGGTCGCCATCTTGGCAGACACCGTTGAGATCCCCCTTCGCAACTATCAGTGTGCCCTCCTGGAGCGCCTGGCCCGCACCCGACCCGGGATGGCCGTCATGCGCTACGGTGCGGGTGGCAGTGCCGCGGAACAGGCGCGGCAGGTCCGCGATGCCCAGGCTGAGGGGGCGAAGTTCATCGTGATCTTCCCCCTGCAGGAATCCGTGGTCGCGCCTGCCCTGCGTGGAGCCATTGCCGGTGGTGTCCAAGTGATCGCGATGTCAGCACAACTCCCGGAGGATGCCTTCACCGCGTCCATATCCTGTGATGAGCGGCGTCTCGGAGCGATGGCCGCCGATTTTATCGTTCAAGCCCTCAGGACAAAAGCCTCCGACGAAGGCAAGCCGGTACCTGTGGGCCGTGTGGTGCAACTGCGCGGTGACGAGGGAAGCGCCTCTTCCGAGCGTGCGCTGGGATTCAGCGAGGCTCTCCAGCGAGAGCCTGGCGTGGTCCTGGTGCATGACGCTCCCGCGCAATGGAACGACAAAGATGCCGCAGCGCGCATTCAGGAAGCGCTCCGGTTACAGAAGCAATTCGATGTGGTGTACGCCCACAACGACCTCATGGCCTCCGGTGCTGCAAAACAACTGCGCGAGACCAGCGTGGAAACTCGCGAGTCCATCCTGGTCCTCGGCACCGACGCCGTACCCGGCGCTGATGGCGGAGCAAGCTTGGTGAACAAAAGTGTGCTGGACGCCACCATCTACCATCCACCTCTGGTCGATGTCGCCTGGCGGGACATTGAGCGGGTGTTGGACGATGCGAGCCAGACACTCAAAAAGCACCAGCGGGTGAAACCCATCCTCATCACCCCCTCGAATGCCGCCAACTTTGAGCGCCAGTCCCTGCCGAAGCCTCAGACCGAATAA
- a CDS encoding HEAT repeat domain-containing protein: METPNYAEALNQFHAELSGIASRAVASEKASAKLQARLHGGVLGSHFHNQIDISNAVPRPRLRSAIKEWWDQEKIGVAVLQGEEGAGKTWVAADFAGNLAGDLPVVFWLDSLAWRQAANIEEVVHMAAESLFMPGDRRIHSVAKKVFQRWHDAVLLILDGANERGAWKAAEGLLYDYHQHGPELRSKLRLLFTSRPLLHRPGAGGKFWGNSEIIDVEPFDETEFAAALATFAPDLAPEALSEGIRKLASVPRYFQLCLRLRDRLSSLSHLTRDVLLLAELEAKLERRDPQWIDLHEELGSTPSEILSHLAKRIGWPEKETKSIATAELRQHLPGLDKARADLCEQRIFVTADWSETVLNSDHLVLGWALVIQRVTELQGTDRNSDQLCEHVQQMLEPAASNDHKARAVHLALLLTFLQPRFTCIQARTALFRLWALHHNNSLNVESLDFFVSNDLHSYIDAVEAFFREHLPGKFETLLITPLATRWRIGDDVKSPLKPILERWLRFVFPGDATGSKDGNEVPPSQLVAAQSPEQLRLSYAAIGIISFRPDTALLPALIDCHLSEEFCYFEQGTAEYPARFPIKSSTEPLGLLARWHLGESALKALAHPARDLPVESEEWQNLRSFARLWRMVKWPTLLGDAEDIFENGSDRGDSALFSEFRKVLDPTNTPRRNLIGLGLVGRLAMRRDLPLLTSDEIEEVVAMAEAAGVLQNVVPLPNSRDEHILDDLFPYLARYRRDVAMKALRLRWQAAIEGPNPDRSVIGLDECIPPTDPDGVLVQAALGLRQDPTNQNDFYHAAARFTELILCDGSTNDLRTWLRATETLTLPRLGSSYIGLLPLPMAFAELAPEGFDSIARHEFESALGTFENAPTANARKLASHWLLVFAYVLRKPSIEVGKWALELADRLKDLPEFRFPLFLIAARASDAELLEAAISHPVFVEFHFGFNAHRWGSALKADERPNLSWEAIRTYASFTSGGWLLYHCQMDEELRTWGRDLAAVALAAIPMESSSTPSDTLEIRVGSEGQYEGARLAPPSGEQRTWLSTSSPAWGGDRETNRPSATEADVAGKYDNLNGYVAKRRASSRRELAEFNAAGPLHHWSRIAIEEFVPWAEEFLRLAAAAGPAATMDIASFVDDVTISLLRLVPSAILDHQELWEPHPYVRVTSCEGAISRRTQVLWETTLNDFPVVRNKRRQMIFDTDSDEEILWQVLAAHAAGNLASIARFAHEWMFDGHAEVRALAVTLLAFQGDEDSLIRLAELRDGDPSFWVREHAVWASDVCTSEMACRERYLDILAAQSPEDIISTFIEIRPAFSPMVFAWIESEDLRTRLARQSPRNRVLIRLFWSHWCSVSSRSRNVSMGGRKLKEYCRGERLKDGVSSRMAPWWRLEP; encoded by the coding sequence ATGGAGACGCCTAATTACGCTGAAGCTCTGAATCAGTTCCACGCGGAACTTTCTGGGATAGCCAGTAGGGCTGTGGCTAGTGAGAAAGCGTCAGCGAAGCTACAAGCGCGACTCCACGGTGGCGTGCTTGGCAGCCATTTCCACAATCAGATCGACATTTCCAATGCTGTACCAAGACCGCGACTGCGAAGTGCGATAAAAGAATGGTGGGATCAGGAAAAAATTGGAGTCGCCGTGCTTCAAGGAGAAGAAGGTGCGGGAAAAACATGGGTTGCCGCAGACTTCGCTGGCAATCTAGCGGGTGATCTCCCAGTTGTGTTTTGGCTTGATAGCCTCGCATGGCGTCAAGCTGCGAACATAGAGGAAGTTGTCCACATGGCGGCCGAAAGCCTATTCATGCCTGGCGATCGCCGCATTCACAGCGTGGCGAAGAAAGTCTTCCAGCGCTGGCATGATGCGGTACTGCTAATCTTGGATGGTGCCAATGAACGGGGCGCTTGGAAAGCGGCCGAGGGATTGCTTTACGATTACCACCAGCACGGCCCAGAGCTCCGCTCGAAGTTGCGGCTTCTCTTCACGTCCCGACCGCTGCTGCATCGCCCCGGCGCGGGTGGAAAGTTCTGGGGCAACTCCGAAATCATCGACGTCGAACCATTTGATGAAACGGAGTTCGCCGCTGCATTGGCAACATTTGCTCCGGACCTCGCTCCCGAAGCTCTATCGGAGGGGATCCGGAAGCTGGCAAGCGTGCCGCGCTATTTTCAGCTATGCTTGAGATTGCGTGACAGACTCTCGTCGCTTTCCCACCTCACGCGCGACGTGCTCTTGCTCGCTGAGCTAGAGGCTAAGCTCGAAAGGCGCGATCCGCAATGGATCGACTTACATGAGGAGCTGGGCAGCACTCCGTCGGAGATTCTTTCACACCTGGCGAAGCGGATTGGCTGGCCCGAAAAGGAAACAAAATCGATAGCAACCGCCGAATTGCGACAGCATTTGCCTGGTTTGGACAAGGCACGAGCTGATCTTTGTGAACAACGGATCTTTGTGACAGCGGACTGGAGTGAAACCGTTCTGAATAGCGATCACTTAGTTTTGGGCTGGGCATTGGTCATCCAGCGAGTTACTGAACTTCAAGGGACGGACCGTAATTCGGATCAATTGTGTGAACATGTCCAACAAATGCTTGAACCTGCAGCATCGAACGACCACAAGGCGCGTGCTGTCCACCTCGCTCTACTGCTTACGTTCTTGCAACCTCGCTTCACCTGCATTCAAGCAAGGACCGCGCTGTTTCGGCTATGGGCTTTGCATCACAACAACTCTTTGAACGTCGAATCACTGGATTTCTTTGTCAGCAATGACCTCCATTCGTACATCGATGCGGTAGAGGCATTTTTTCGTGAGCATCTGCCCGGTAAATTTGAGACGCTCCTCATCACTCCTCTGGCGACACGGTGGCGCATTGGCGACGATGTTAAGTCACCGCTCAAGCCTATCCTGGAGCGTTGGCTGAGATTTGTCTTCCCGGGAGACGCAACAGGTAGCAAAGACGGTAATGAAGTTCCCCCGTCGCAGCTTGTTGCAGCACAATCCCCGGAGCAGCTTCGTCTTTCCTACGCTGCGATTGGCATTATCTCGTTTCGTCCAGACACGGCGCTGCTTCCCGCGCTGATCGACTGTCACCTGTCAGAGGAGTTTTGCTACTTCGAACAAGGCACCGCCGAGTATCCGGCGAGGTTCCCAATCAAAAGTTCGACAGAGCCATTGGGGCTGCTGGCACGCTGGCATTTAGGAGAATCAGCGTTGAAAGCACTTGCGCACCCAGCACGCGACCTCCCTGTAGAAAGTGAAGAGTGGCAGAACCTGCGCAGTTTTGCTCGGCTGTGGCGAATGGTTAAGTGGCCTACATTACTGGGCGATGCGGAAGATATCTTTGAAAATGGGAGCGACAGAGGGGATAGCGCCCTTTTTTCTGAATTCCGGAAAGTTTTGGATCCGACCAATACCCCGAGACGGAATTTGATTGGTCTCGGCTTGGTCGGCAGGCTCGCTATGCGGCGAGACCTGCCCCTTCTCACCTCCGATGAGATAGAGGAAGTCGTTGCCATGGCGGAAGCAGCCGGTGTCCTTCAAAATGTCGTGCCGCTCCCAAACAGTCGAGACGAACATATACTGGATGATTTGTTCCCATACCTAGCTAGATATCGTCGCGATGTAGCGATGAAGGCGCTACGACTTCGCTGGCAAGCAGCCATTGAAGGTCCCAATCCCGACAGGAGTGTTATTGGCCTTGATGAATGCATACCTCCGACGGATCCGGACGGCGTTCTTGTCCAGGCCGCCCTCGGTCTCAGACAAGATCCTACCAATCAGAATGACTTTTACCACGCCGCCGCGCGGTTCACCGAGTTGATTCTCTGCGACGGTTCGACCAATGATCTCCGAACTTGGCTTCGAGCCACGGAAACACTCACACTTCCACGGTTAGGGAGCTCGTACATCGGTTTGTTGCCGCTGCCGATGGCTTTCGCAGAGCTGGCCCCTGAGGGTTTTGACTCCATTGCTCGACATGAATTTGAAAGCGCCCTTGGAACCTTTGAGAACGCGCCAACTGCCAATGCTAGGAAGCTCGCGAGTCACTGGCTCCTGGTGTTTGCTTACGTTCTACGTAAGCCTTCAATCGAAGTTGGTAAATGGGCCCTTGAACTCGCAGATCGTCTAAAAGATCTTCCCGAATTCCGGTTCCCATTATTCCTCATAGCTGCACGGGCTTCAGACGCTGAACTCCTTGAAGCTGCGATCTCTCATCCAGTATTCGTAGAGTTTCATTTCGGCTTTAATGCTCATCGATGGGGAAGCGCCTTAAAAGCCGACGAGCGGCCCAACCTGTCTTGGGAAGCCATCAGAACTTATGCATCATTTACCTCAGGCGGTTGGCTGCTTTATCATTGTCAAATGGATGAAGAGCTACGCACCTGGGGACGTGACTTGGCGGCTGTTGCGCTCGCTGCAATTCCCATGGAGTCATCGTCGACACCCAGCGATACATTGGAGATTCGGGTCGGTAGCGAAGGGCAATACGAAGGCGCACGCTTGGCGCCGCCATCGGGTGAACAGCGCACATGGTTGAGTACTTCGAGCCCCGCTTGGGGGGGGGACCGCGAAACAAATCGCCCTTCTGCCACAGAGGCTGATGTTGCCGGGAAATACGACAACCTCAATGGCTATGTGGCAAAGCGACGTGCGTCTTCCCGGCGTGAATTGGCCGAGTTCAACGCTGCTGGCCCACTCCACCATTGGAGCCGAATAGCCATTGAAGAGTTTGTCCCCTGGGCTGAGGAGTTCTTGAGACTGGCAGCTGCGGCTGGGCCGGCTGCAACGATGGACATCGCTTCTTTTGTTGATGACGTAACGATCTCTCTTTTACGTCTCGTGCCGAGTGCGATACTCGATCATCAGGAACTGTGGGAGCCGCACCCTTACGTCCGTGTGACGAGCTGTGAAGGAGCAATATCGCGACGAACACAAGTGCTTTGGGAGACAACCTTAAATGATTTTCCTGTAGTTCGAAACAAGCGCCGGCAAATGATTTTTGATACGGACAGCGATGAGGAGATTCTGTGGCAAGTGCTTGCTGCCCATGCTGCTGGCAATTTGGCCTCCATTGCAAGGTTTGCACACGAGTGGATGTTTGACGGTCACGCCGAAGTGCGAGCGCTTGCGGTTACGCTTCTGGCATTTCAGGGTGATGAAGACTCCCTGATCCGTCTAGCTGAGCTTCGCGACGGGGATCCTAGCTTTTGGGTGCGCGAACATGCCGTTTGGGCTTCGGATGTATGTACAAGCGAAATGGCCTGCCGTGAGCGCTATCTCGATATTCTCGCCGCACAGTCTCCTGAGGATATCATTTCCACCTTCATCGAGATTAGACCGGCGTTTTCTCCCATGGTCTTTGCTTGGATCGAGTCAGAGGATCTTCGGACAAGACTTGCCAGGCAATCACCGCGAAACCGCGTGCTCATCCGTCTCTTTTGGTCTCACTGGTGTAGCGTTTCCTCACGATCTCGCAACGTCTCAATGGGAGGCCGCAAGCTAAAGGAGTATTGTCGCGGAGAGCGTTTGAAGGACGGTGTGAGCTCTCGGATGGCGCCATGGTGGCGGCTAGAGCCGTAA
- a CDS encoding trypsin-like serine protease — protein sequence MMKSSLLAALCLTVTNLHAIVLSPDTIQVSGHRQPEAIPQAVLGVGADIGSQPTSFPFWENIGTVGMGTGLYLGNGWVLTSAHVGCLPFQLSDGSCYRPIKGTWHVMVNPDGSKSDLALFRVDEDGEMSALRRLPDVPLSTAGVESKTPVILVGTGYVEMEVREEGPVRFGIQQRTTREKRWALATTDEVSQPAATRGGYKTHCFATTFREKASGGQAAEGDSGGAAFIFDAETQKWKLAGCIFAVSQLSGFVPYGARTYVGDLTMYSAQIVERMSDTAK from the coding sequence ATGATGAAATCCTCCCTCCTCGCGGCTCTTTGCCTTACCGTGACGAACCTTCACGCGATCGTGCTCTCTCCGGATACGATCCAGGTTTCGGGTCATCGACAGCCGGAGGCCATTCCCCAAGCGGTCTTGGGCGTAGGGGCGGATATCGGAAGCCAACCGACGTCGTTTCCCTTCTGGGAGAACATTGGGACGGTGGGCATGGGTACAGGTTTGTACCTAGGGAACGGTTGGGTGCTGACCAGCGCCCATGTGGGCTGCCTTCCCTTCCAGCTTTCTGACGGTTCCTGCTACCGGCCCATCAAGGGTACATGGCACGTCATGGTGAATCCAGACGGCTCCAAGTCCGATCTGGCATTGTTCCGTGTGGATGAAGATGGTGAAATGTCCGCCCTTCGACGTCTGCCGGACGTGCCTCTCAGTACCGCGGGGGTGGAGTCAAAGACGCCCGTGATTCTCGTGGGCACGGGCTATGTGGAGATGGAGGTACGGGAGGAGGGGCCTGTGAGGTTTGGCATTCAGCAGCGCACTACCCGCGAGAAGCGCTGGGCATTGGCCACCACTGACGAGGTGAGTCAGCCGGCCGCTACCCGAGGTGGCTACAAGACGCATTGCTTCGCCACGACTTTCCGGGAAAAGGCTTCCGGCGGTCAGGCGGCTGAGGGGGATTCTGGCGGGGCGGCGTTCATTTTCGATGCAGAAACCCAAAAGTGGAAACTCGCGGGCTGCATTTTTGCCGTGTCCCAGTTGAGTGGTTTTGTGCCGTATGGAGCCAGGACCTATGTCGGTGACCTGACCATGTACAGCGCACAGATCGTGGAGCGGATGAGCGACACCGCAAAATAA